From a single Loigolactobacillus coryniformis subsp. coryniformis KCTC 3167 = DSM 20001 genomic region:
- a CDS encoding aliphatic sulfonate ABC transporter substrate-binding protein, which translates to MKKHKWQVSLLFIALLAWLGIAFYGYRQTDTSSSALTTVTIGYQKADPVDIARQRGQLVKKMQAKGYKVVFKEFSDGTALLTALQAGDIDYARVGDTPPVTAQANGIKLVYVAAGAAKPNGSEILVGQDLGIKRLADLKGKRIAYAKGTSAQFFIIQALKKAGLTTSDVTLVNMDQAAASVAFAKGKVDAWVTWDPYTATAEVEQQAKVLVNGTGLVKDRDFMLSTRSYAKTHTTVTNYLTTYINDDMQWATKHQNKLIAMLSETLHLSKTIIKKQVQRRTYTMGKVTTTMIKEQQKIADVFYNAGLIDKKIKVKDALVDQ; encoded by the coding sequence ATGAAAAAACACAAATGGCAAGTCAGTCTACTTTTTATCGCATTATTAGCATGGTTAGGAATCGCTTTTTACGGTTACCGGCAAACCGATACCAGCAGTAGTGCGCTCACCACCGTTACCATTGGCTATCAAAAAGCGGATCCGGTGGATATCGCGCGGCAACGGGGGCAGTTGGTCAAAAAAATGCAGGCGAAAGGCTATAAAGTCGTTTTTAAAGAATTTTCTGATGGCACGGCGCTACTGACAGCCTTGCAAGCTGGAGATATTGATTATGCTCGTGTTGGCGACACCCCGCCGGTCACTGCCCAAGCTAACGGAATCAAACTCGTTTATGTTGCTGCGGGAGCTGCCAAACCGAATGGCTCCGAAATCTTAGTTGGTCAGGATTTAGGAATCAAGCGCCTAGCTGATCTAAAAGGCAAGCGAATCGCGTATGCTAAAGGAACGTCGGCACAGTTTTTCATTATCCAAGCATTAAAAAAAGCCGGCTTGACAACTAGTGATGTGACCTTAGTCAATATGGATCAAGCAGCCGCCAGTGTGGCTTTTGCCAAAGGTAAAGTCGATGCTTGGGTGACTTGGGATCCGTATACCGCCACCGCCGAAGTCGAACAGCAGGCTAAAGTTTTGGTTAATGGGACTGGCTTAGTTAAAGACCGCGACTTCATGTTGTCAACGCGTAGCTATGCCAAAACACATACGACGGTGACAAATTATTTGACGACTTATATCAATGACGATATGCAGTGGGCGACTAAGCACCAAAATAAATTGATCGCCATGCTCAGTGAGACGCTGCATTTATCGAAAACAATTATTAAAAAGCAAGTCCAGCGGCGAACCTACACCATGGGCAAAGTGACTACAACGATGATTAAGGAACAACAAAAAATCGCGGATGTTTTCTATAACGCTGGCTTGATCGATAAAAAGATCAAGGTCAAAGACGCGTTAGTGGATCAGTAG
- a CDS encoding AMP-binding protein has translation MTTLTKLLSQQLKNNLNEPLIKDENLGTWFTGQDLQADVTRLHDAFVANKLGYGDQLLVCLPNSAVFPVINQAAWELGIIVHPISPSTPIAELRADWQERHYVGILLAPALAAELTEAPFAAATLHLHTVPELPFLVDTKQLAGRLLASTQVPQEDDLGLILNTSGTTGKPKRVGLTHAMLVNAARNDIVSNHMTADDVAMITMPMFHTNAQVMSTLSTRLAGGKILVTPKFSASKFWQQVKDNGVTWVSVVPTIITFLLLNDNANAVYRANAADIHLRYVRSSSFALPEDKLRAFQDNFDTLVIEGYGMTEAASQCTINPFDAPKIGSAGKAFGTDLSILVDGEFTTEPNVLGEIVIKGDHVITQYMDPNSDSFKDGWFLTGDLGYLDEDGYLFVKGRSKEIISRGGEKVAPEAVENVLNELDFIEQLSVIGMPDDLYGEEVTAVVISTTPGLNEAAQRQALFAYAQAHLAKYETPTRVEFVREFPRNTTGKVLRPQLRDQLLTVAAR, from the coding sequence ATGACCACACTAACAAAGCTATTATCACAACAACTGAAAAATAATTTAAATGAACCGCTAATTAAAGATGAAAACTTAGGCACTTGGTTTACCGGTCAGGACTTACAGGCCGATGTGACCCGCTTGCATGACGCCTTTGTCGCCAATAAATTAGGTTACGGTGATCAATTGTTGGTTTGTTTGCCGAACTCGGCGGTTTTCCCAGTGATCAATCAAGCAGCGTGGGAATTAGGTATTATCGTCCACCCAATTTCACCGTCAACGCCGATCGCTGAATTACGAGCTGATTGGCAGGAACGCCACTATGTTGGTATTTTATTGGCGCCGGCGTTAGCGGCTGAATTGACCGAAGCCCCATTTGCGGCGGCAACGCTGCACTTACACACCGTACCGGAGCTGCCTTTCTTAGTCGATACTAAGCAGTTGGCGGGGCGGTTGCTAGCCAGCACGCAGGTGCCCCAGGAAGATGATCTCGGCTTGATCCTGAACACATCCGGGACCACCGGCAAACCGAAACGCGTTGGCTTGACCCACGCGATGTTAGTCAATGCGGCACGCAACGATATTGTCAGCAATCATATGACCGCGGACGATGTGGCGATGATCACGATGCCGATGTTCCATACCAATGCCCAAGTCATGTCGACGTTATCGACCCGCTTAGCTGGCGGTAAAATTTTAGTCACACCCAAATTCAGTGCCAGCAAGTTTTGGCAACAAGTTAAGGATAACGGCGTTACTTGGGTCTCCGTGGTCCCAACAATCATTACGTTCTTATTATTAAATGACAATGCCAATGCCGTTTATCGCGCCAACGCTGCAGATATTCATCTGCGCTATGTGCGTTCATCTTCATTTGCTTTACCAGAAGACAAATTGCGTGCCTTCCAAGATAATTTCGATACCTTAGTCATCGAAGGCTACGGTATGACCGAAGCGGCTAGTCAATGCACGATCAACCCATTTGATGCGCCGAAGATCGGTTCCGCCGGCAAAGCCTTTGGCACTGACTTGAGCATTTTAGTTGATGGTGAATTCACTACAGAACCGAACGTACTTGGCGAGATCGTCATTAAAGGCGACCACGTGATCACCCAATATATGGATCCGAATTCCGATTCATTTAAAGACGGTTGGTTCTTGACCGGCGATCTCGGTTACTTGGATGAAGACGGCTATCTGTTTGTTAAAGGGCGCAGCAAGGAAATCATCAGTCGCGGCGGCGAAAAAGTGGCCCCAGAGGCAGTTGAAAATGTGTTGAACGAGCTAGACTTTATTGAACAATTATCCGTGATCGGTATGCCCGATGACTTATATGGTGAAGAAGTGACTGCAGTCGTGATCAGCACAACACCAGGCTTAAATGAAGCTGCCCAGCGGCAAGCACTGTTTGCTTATGCGCAAGCGCATTTAGCTAAATACGAAACACCGACCCGGGTCGAGTTCGTCCGTGAATTTCCACGGAATACCACCGGTAAGGTTTTGCGACCGCAATTGCGCGACCAATTATTGACCGTCGCCGCTAGATAG
- a CDS encoding acyltransferase, whose product MLTNTQTTPKKKRPYLYEVDLMRIFFIFGVLLNHTTTTFAAQMANSGWPHLLLNSTHLMIHFTRMGFMFMTGLVLTLNYYHRNSWSSFFKKRFAGSGWPYLLWNLVLMVFATLLLLPGFSWANFGSTYLSAILHGDQFYMYYILVTLQLYLLFSLIVKLFKHWSHAHNRILLISFLIQLGLMFAIKYGLPHVDRSNWLWWFRAYGVNVFTYQFYFIFGAYTSLHYQEVNDFIQRHIKPIAAVTLTLGLGTIAYYAWNRGILGLTHTAAVSPHQPYMLVYDSLMIVFVFWIGKCYAYWRQYGIWNWFEKFVRNGAKVSFGIYLDQTIGLTILSGLLSLINIPDWALLLLIPLGYIFVIAISFGIAWFCYRVAPFGILIGRPQVHLFKKKGMVLHDHTNKAIITTTEK is encoded by the coding sequence ATGCTGACAAATACACAAACAACACCAAAGAAAAAACGCCCCTACCTTTATGAAGTTGATTTAATGCGGATCTTCTTTATTTTCGGCGTTTTACTCAATCATACGACCACAACCTTTGCCGCCCAGATGGCGAACAGTGGTTGGCCGCATCTGTTATTGAACAGTACGCATTTGATGATCCACTTTACGCGAATGGGCTTTATGTTCATGACTGGCTTAGTGTTAACGTTAAATTACTATCACCGCAATAGCTGGTCCAGCTTTTTTAAGAAGCGCTTTGCGGGCTCCGGCTGGCCATACCTGCTTTGGAATTTAGTTTTGATGGTTTTTGCCACCTTACTGCTACTGCCAGGTTTTTCTTGGGCCAACTTCGGCTCGACTTATCTCAGCGCAATCCTGCACGGGGATCAATTCTACATGTACTATATTTTAGTGACGTTACAACTTTATCTGCTGTTCTCATTGATCGTTAAACTATTTAAACACTGGTCTCACGCACACAATCGCATCTTGTTGATCAGTTTTCTAATTCAATTAGGTTTAATGTTTGCCATTAAATACGGATTGCCCCACGTGGATCGCAGCAATTGGCTTTGGTGGTTCCGCGCTTACGGTGTCAATGTGTTCACGTACCAGTTCTACTTTATCTTCGGTGCGTACACCTCCTTACATTATCAGGAAGTCAATGATTTCATCCAGCGCCACATCAAGCCGATCGCGGCCGTTACGCTCACGCTAGGCCTAGGTACCATTGCTTATTATGCTTGGAACCGTGGTATTCTCGGTTTGACTCACACCGCCGCCGTTTCGCCGCACCAACCGTATATGCTGGTTTATGACAGTTTAATGATCGTTTTTGTTTTTTGGATCGGTAAATGTTATGCCTACTGGCGGCAGTATGGCATCTGGAATTGGTTTGAAAAATTCGTTCGCAACGGCGCCAAGGTTTCCTTCGGCATTTATTTGGATCAGACGATCGGCTTAACCATTTTAAGCGGGTTGCTCAGTCTGATCAATATTCCCGATTGGGCGCTGCTGTTATTGATCCCGCTCGGCTATATCTTTGTGATCGCCATTTCGTTTGGCATCGCTTGGTTCTGTTACCGCGTCGCACCGTTCGGCATTCTGATTGGGCGGCCGCAAGTACATCTGTTTAAGAAGAAAGGAATGGTGCTGCATGACCACACTAACAAAGCTATTATCACAACAACTGAAAAATAA